The Thermomicrobiales bacterium genome has a segment encoding these proteins:
- a CDS encoding acetyl-CoA hydrolase/transferase C-terminal domain-containing protein encodes MTNPRFVDAEEALRPVQSGDRVYLHEAAMAPLELMDALCDRAMELTGVETVSIHTDGPAPHVDPRLQGHLRHNALFVGSNVRAAVNDGRADYTPVFLSEVPNLFRGPLPLDFALLQVTPPDTHGFCRLGASVSCARSAADAAKTVIGLVNPRVPATMGASAIHVSRFAALVETDRPLPEHRPATVGPIERMIGEHVSALIPNGATLQLGIGAIPDGVLASLTDREDLGVHTEMFSDGLVDLADRGVITNRYKNTWNGRVVTSFAVGTQRLFDFIDGNPFVEFHPSDIVNDTREIRKIDNMIAVNSALEIDLTGQVVADSIGESIYSGIGGQMDFVRGAQLARGGKAILALPSTAKGGTLSRIVPTLKPGGGVVTTRGHVQYVATEYGIVNLSGQPIRRRAEMLASIAHPDMRPELLDALKHRFHLMPSSR; translated from the coding sequence ATGACGAACCCGAGATTCGTAGACGCCGAGGAAGCGTTGCGGCCGGTGCAATCCGGCGACCGCGTCTATTTGCACGAAGCAGCCATGGCGCCGCTCGAGTTGATGGACGCGCTTTGCGACCGGGCAATGGAGCTGACCGGCGTCGAAACCGTTTCGATCCATACCGACGGTCCAGCCCCGCATGTCGATCCGAGATTGCAGGGCCATCTTCGGCACAACGCGTTGTTCGTCGGCTCGAACGTGCGCGCGGCGGTAAACGATGGCCGCGCCGACTACACGCCCGTCTTCCTTTCAGAAGTGCCGAACCTTTTCCGTGGGCCGCTGCCGCTCGATTTCGCCCTGCTCCAGGTGACACCTCCCGACACACACGGATTTTGCCGTCTGGGCGCTTCGGTCTCGTGCGCCCGGTCGGCAGCCGATGCCGCCAAAACGGTCATCGGACTTGTCAATCCCAGAGTGCCGGCAACCATGGGCGCCTCGGCAATTCATGTCAGCCGCTTTGCTGCGCTCGTGGAGACCGACCGGCCTCTGCCGGAGCATCGTCCGGCAACAGTCGGACCGATCGAGCGCATGATCGGCGAGCACGTCTCCGCGCTCATACCCAACGGCGCGACGCTGCAGCTTGGGATCGGCGCCATTCCTGACGGCGTGCTGGCGTCATTGACCGATCGCGAGGATCTCGGCGTGCATACCGAGATGTTCTCTGACGGGTTGGTCGATCTGGCCGATCGCGGTGTCATCACCAATCGCTACAAGAACACCTGGAACGGCCGCGTGGTCACCTCGTTTGCCGTTGGCACCCAGCGGCTCTTCGACTTCATCGACGGAAACCCATTCGTCGAATTTCACCCGTCGGATATCGTCAATGACACCCGGGAGATCCGGAAAATCGACAACATGATCGCCGTCAACTCCGCGCTGGAGATCGACCTTACCGGGCAAGTGGTGGCCGATTCCATCGGCGAGTCGATCTACAGCGGAATCGGAGGCCAGATGGATTTCGTTCGCGGCGCGCAACTCGCACGCGGAGGCAAAGCCATCCTGGCGCTTCCATCGACGGCAAAGGGAGGAACGCTCTCGCGCATCGTTCCCACCCTGAAACCGGGCGGCGGTGTGGTGACGACCCGCGGACATGTGCAATACGTCGCCACCGAGTACGGGATCGTCAACTTGAGCGGACAACCGATTCGCCGTCGCGCGGAAATGCTCGCGTCGATCGCGCACCCGGACATGCGGCCGGAGTTGCTCGACGCGCTGAAGCACCGCTTCCATCTCATGCCGTCCAGCCGATAG
- a CDS encoding MFS transporter, which translates to MRTTFLSLRNRNFRLFFIGHLISNTGNWLTNVALTLLVLSLTDNGLAVGILAACQYGPVFFLSAWAGAVADRSDKRRFLFITQSLSMLQSFALAIMAFMPNPPLPAFYVLAVLGGILLSFDNPLRRSFVPEMVRQDDIANAVVLNSLVINVSRIFGPTLAGLLIVTLGYGWCFTIDAFSYLAVLICLFMMRPEELRRRPPKPRAKGEVRDGIRYIRSVPVLWIPMAMLAAIGILAYNFTVTLPLFVTGALHSNDAMFTLLYATFSFGSVVGALVVANRGLVSVRTIVIGAGLLGLCMLALASIPSVRAGFPIMLLLGAASILYMTSTTANVQVTARPDMHGRILALQSSLMIGGTLIGAPVLGFLADVAGTRAPIVLGGLVCIGAAILGGYALRAQAPEAIRAHRVPSNTS; encoded by the coding sequence GTGCGAACGACCTTTCTTTCCCTGCGCAATCGAAACTTTCGGCTCTTTTTCATCGGTCACCTGATTTCGAACACCGGGAACTGGCTCACCAACGTGGCGTTGACGCTGCTGGTGCTCAGCCTGACCGACAACGGACTGGCAGTCGGCATCCTGGCAGCTTGCCAGTACGGCCCGGTCTTCTTTCTCTCCGCCTGGGCCGGGGCGGTTGCCGATCGATCGGACAAACGACGCTTCCTCTTCATCACCCAATCGCTCTCGATGCTGCAGTCGTTCGCGCTCGCCATCATGGCATTCATGCCAAACCCGCCCCTACCGGCGTTCTACGTGCTTGCCGTTCTGGGAGGCATCCTGCTCTCGTTCGACAACCCGCTGCGGCGCTCGTTCGTCCCGGAAATGGTGCGGCAGGACGACATTGCAAACGCGGTTGTGCTCAACAGCCTGGTCATCAATGTGTCGCGCATCTTCGGACCGACGCTCGCTGGACTTCTGATCGTGACGCTCGGCTACGGTTGGTGCTTCACGATCGATGCGTTCTCGTATCTTGCGGTGCTGATCTGCCTCTTCATGATGCGCCCGGAAGAACTACGCCGCCGTCCACCGAAACCACGCGCGAAAGGCGAGGTACGCGACGGAATCCGCTACATCCGATCCGTGCCGGTCCTCTGGATCCCAATGGCGATGCTCGCGGCCATCGGGATCCTGGCCTACAACTTCACCGTCACGCTGCCCCTCTTCGTTACCGGTGCGCTGCATAGTAACGACGCCATGTTCACCCTGCTCTATGCCACGTTCAGCTTTGGTTCGGTGGTGGGAGCGCTCGTCGTTGCCAATCGAGGGCTGGTGTCGGTCCGCACCATCGTGATTGGCGCTGGGTTGCTCGGTCTGTGCATGCTGGCGCTGGCAAGCATTCCGAGCGTCCGCGCGGGGTTTCCGATCATGCTGCTCCTTGGCGCGGCGAGCATCCTTTACATGACATCCACAACCGCCAATGTGCAAGTGACCGCCCGTCCAGACATGCATGGGCGGATTCTGGCGTTGCAAAGCTCGTTGATGATTGGTGGAACCCTGATCGGGGCGCCCGTGCTCGGGTTCCTGGCGGATGTGGCAGGAACCCGGGCGCCGATTGTGCTCGGCGGTTTGGTCTGCATCGGAGCGGCAATCCTCGGAGGCTACGCATTGCGGGCCCAGGCTCCGGAAGCGATCCGCGCTCACAGAGTTCCGTCCAATACAAGCTGA
- a CDS encoding MarR family transcriptional regulator: protein MRSALKSARWQVTDLSITQVSILRFLSRHGPSTASDLAAAEHITPQAVAQQLKGLKELGYVHAAPDPSDRRKTRISIDDSGRALLAALLETSEAWLANAIEATVLPEELADLDRAIDVLERLANAVTAPER, encoded by the coding sequence TTGCGCAGCGCCCTGAAAAGCGCGCGTTGGCAGGTGACCGACCTCTCCATCACCCAGGTGTCGATCCTTCGATTCCTCTCCCGTCACGGACCGTCGACGGCCTCAGACCTGGCGGCGGCTGAGCACATCACGCCGCAGGCAGTAGCCCAGCAACTCAAGGGACTGAAGGAGCTCGGCTACGTCCACGCCGCGCCCGATCCATCCGACCGCCGAAAAACCCGGATTTCCATCGACGATTCGGGTCGCGCCCTGCTGGCTGCGCTGCTCGAAACCAGCGAGGCGTGGCTGGCCAATGCCATCGAGGCGACGGTGCTGCCCGAGGAATTGGCCGACCTCGATCGCGCCATCGACGTGCTGGAGCGGCTGGCGAATGCCGTGACCGCGCCCGAACGTTGA
- a CDS encoding class I SAM-dependent methyltransferase — MRNFDPAKSFGPRVAASYDDHLRGDEDETVDFLARQARGGPVLELAIGTGRIGLPLARRGLAVSGIELSEDMVAQLRRKPGGSEIPVTMGDYAEVGVEGEFALIFVVFNTIYNLLTQDHQVRCFENVAKHLTNEGVFVLEAEMPTQFVSTRNHQYVDAERVEVDAVTLDVARFDIATQLLDENHVHISGEGISLAPIVTRYIWPSEMDLMARIAGLRLHARYGGWLGEPFDGSSRRHISVYGR, encoded by the coding sequence ATGCGTAATTTCGATCCGGCCAAAAGCTTCGGACCCCGTGTCGCCGCCAGCTATGACGATCACCTCCGCGGAGACGAGGACGAAACCGTCGATTTTCTGGCCCGGCAGGCGAGAGGCGGTCCGGTACTCGAGTTGGCCATCGGAACGGGGCGCATCGGGCTGCCACTGGCGCGGCGCGGGCTCGCCGTGTCTGGAATCGAGCTGTCCGAGGACATGGTCGCGCAACTGCGGCGCAAGCCGGGTGGCAGCGAGATTCCAGTCACCATGGGCGACTACGCCGAGGTCGGGGTCGAGGGTGAGTTTGCCCTCATCTTCGTTGTGTTCAACACGATTTACAACCTCCTGACCCAGGACCATCAGGTGCGCTGCTTCGAAAACGTAGCGAAACACTTGACGAACGAGGGGGTGTTCGTGCTGGAGGCGGAGATGCCAACGCAGTTTGTCTCGACTCGGAACCATCAATATGTCGATGCGGAACGGGTGGAGGTCGATGCAGTGACGCTAGACGTGGCTCGGTTCGATATCGCAACCCAGCTGCTGGACGAGAATCATGTCCATATCTCAGGGGAGGGTATCTCCCTCGCACCCATCGTCACCCGCTACATCTGGCCAAGCGAGATGGACCTGATGGCGCGCATCGCCGGGCTCCGATTGCATGCGCGGTACGGAGGCTGGCTCGGCGAGCCGTTCGATGGATCGAGCCGGCGGCACATTTCGGTCTACGGCCGCTAG
- a CDS encoding SulP family inorganic anion transporter, producing the protein MQQVNSVDSGHGRRIGSVVPFFRWIKTYDRGRWLRLDLMAGLTVAAFSVPESMAYAGLAGLSPEHGLYASMIALLVYMFFGTSNQMSVGTTSALAIMVAGTLGALALEPDEYLAAAQLTAVTAGLIAILAGLLKLGFVVNFISESVLKGFSAGAALYIASSQLPKLFGIEGVQGNFFERVRNVIENLDETNKWTLALGLVSIALLILFEKYLPALPGSLIVVLAAIGLMYVTDLQEKGVTVAGEIPSGLPSLGISGIPSDHFSDIFGLAIGCFLLSYVEGIGVAKTFAAKHKQRIDANQELYANGAINIAAGIAKGFPVGGSMSRSAVNEAGGAKTPLAGGFAAILLGVVLLFLTGVFAKLPEATLAAVVLVAVKGLLDIPALKRIYRLSRGEFAAAMLTAGGVLTFGMLEGIVIGAGFSLLLLAYRASKPRVDTLGRVPGTDVFSSLERHPSNESIPGTLIVRVDGGIFYANADAVKDNIDASIDAADPPIDRLVIDLDNVASLDLAAIDMLGDLDETCGDRNIELMLVGATASVRDTLRADGLERLLVGTPGHTTVDDALSQSSQ; encoded by the coding sequence ATGCAGCAAGTCAATTCGGTTGACTCTGGCCACGGTCGCCGCATCGGGTCGGTGGTTCCATTCTTTCGTTGGATCAAGACCTACGACCGTGGTCGCTGGCTGCGGCTCGATCTCATGGCCGGCCTGACCGTGGCGGCGTTTTCCGTTCCGGAAAGCATGGCGTACGCGGGTTTGGCTGGCTTGAGCCCTGAGCACGGGCTCTATGCCAGCATGATTGCTTTGCTGGTCTACATGTTCTTCGGCACCTCGAACCAGATGTCGGTTGGCACCACGTCGGCGCTGGCGATCATGGTAGCCGGAACGCTTGGGGCGCTCGCGCTCGAACCGGATGAATATCTGGCCGCAGCGCAGCTCACCGCGGTGACGGCAGGGCTCATCGCTATCCTCGCCGGGCTCCTCAAGCTCGGCTTCGTTGTCAATTTCATCTCGGAATCGGTACTCAAGGGGTTCTCCGCCGGCGCCGCGCTCTACATCGCGTCCAGTCAGCTTCCCAAGCTCTTCGGGATCGAGGGCGTGCAGGGCAACTTTTTCGAACGGGTCCGCAATGTCATCGAAAACCTCGACGAGACCAACAAGTGGACGCTCGCGCTCGGTTTGGTCAGCATCGCGCTCTTGATCCTCTTCGAGAAGTATCTTCCGGCGCTGCCTGGTTCGCTGATCGTCGTGTTAGCGGCAATAGGACTGATGTATGTGACCGATCTGCAAGAGAAGGGTGTGACTGTTGCCGGCGAGATTCCGAGTGGTTTGCCGTCGCTGGGCATCTCCGGGATCCCCTCCGATCACTTTTCCGATATCTTCGGACTGGCCATTGGGTGCTTCCTCCTCTCATATGTCGAGGGGATCGGCGTCGCGAAGACCTTTGCCGCCAAGCACAAACAGCGGATCGACGCAAACCAGGAACTCTATGCCAATGGCGCCATCAATATCGCGGCAGGTATCGCCAAGGGCTTTCCGGTCGGTGGCAGCATGTCGCGCTCCGCGGTGAACGAGGCCGGGGGCGCGAAGACGCCCCTGGCAGGCGGTTTTGCAGCCATCTTGCTCGGAGTAGTGCTGCTCTTCTTGACTGGCGTCTTTGCGAAACTGCCCGAAGCAACGTTGGCCGCAGTGGTGCTCGTGGCCGTCAAGGGTCTGCTCGACATCCCCGCGCTAAAGCGAATCTACCGGCTGAGCCGGGGCGAGTTCGCAGCCGCCATGCTGACCGCGGGCGGGGTGCTGACCTTCGGAATGCTCGAGGGCATCGTCATCGGCGCCGGGTTCTCGCTTCTGCTGCTCGCGTATCGCGCTTCGAAACCGCGCGTCGATACTCTCGGCCGCGTCCCAGGCACCGATGTCTTCTCTTCACTCGAACGTCATCCGTCGAATGAGTCGATTCCCGGCACGCTCATCGTGCGCGTCGACGGCGGGATCTTCTACGCCAACGCGGACGCCGTGAAAGACAACATCGACGCGTCAATCGACGCAGCCGATCCGCCAATCGACCGGCTGGTGATCGATCTGGACAATGTGGCCTCGCTCGATCTGGCAGCTATCGACATGCTGGGTGACCTGGACGAAACATGTGGCGATCGCAACATCGAGCTCATGCTCGTAGGGGCCACCGCAAGCGTGCGGGATACGTTGCGGGCCGATGGACTGGAACGCCTACTGGTGGGAACACCGGGTCATACGACGGTGGACGACGCGCTCTCGCAATCCAGCCAGTGA
- a CDS encoding formylglycine-generating enzyme family protein, producing the protein MAVAHNRNPRQDDAPGPAPDLDMVWIPGGTFTMGSDRHYPEEAPAHKVTVDGFWMDRFQVTNAKYRRFVRETGYVTVAEQVPKLEDYPGADPNDLVPGSVVFTPPPGPVPMVDHYAWWRWQPDADWRHPEGPGSDIQGRDKHPVVHLAWADVEAFAEWSGKSIPTEAEWERAARGGHEGREFAWGDMLAPDGKMLANYWQGEFPWQNLELDGFSRTAPVGSFPPNDYGLHDMIGNAWEWTADWFAGHGDVERGCCSAPELNPRGAGREESIDPNAPGAPTPRKVLKGGSFACAENYCRRYRPAARMNHPIDTGTNHIGFRCVVRP; encoded by the coding sequence ATGGCAGTCGCACACAATCGAAATCCGCGGCAGGACGACGCTCCTGGACCGGCGCCCGATCTGGACATGGTCTGGATTCCGGGCGGCACATTCACGATGGGATCGGACCGGCACTATCCGGAAGAGGCCCCGGCGCACAAAGTGACGGTCGATGGGTTCTGGATGGACCGGTTCCAGGTTACCAACGCCAAGTACCGCCGGTTCGTGCGGGAAACTGGCTATGTCACAGTAGCCGAGCAGGTCCCCAAACTGGAGGACTATCCGGGCGCAGACCCGAATGACCTGGTGCCGGGCTCTGTGGTCTTCACCCCACCGCCTGGCCCGGTGCCGATGGTCGATCACTACGCCTGGTGGCGCTGGCAACCGGACGCCGATTGGCGTCACCCGGAGGGCCCGGGGAGCGATATTCAGGGGCGTGATAAGCACCCGGTCGTCCATCTTGCCTGGGCCGATGTCGAAGCATTCGCCGAGTGGAGCGGCAAATCCATACCGACCGAAGCGGAGTGGGAGCGGGCGGCGCGCGGCGGCCACGAAGGACGCGAGTTCGCGTGGGGTGACATGCTTGCGCCTGATGGCAAGATGCTTGCGAATTACTGGCAAGGCGAGTTTCCCTGGCAGAATCTCGAGCTGGATGGATTCTCGCGCACTGCGCCCGTTGGCTCGTTTCCACCGAACGACTATGGACTGCATGACATGATCGGGAACGCCTGGGAGTGGACGGCGGACTGGTTTGCCGGCCATGGTGATGTGGAGCGCGGGTGTTGCTCGGCGCCAGAACTCAATCCGCGAGGCGCTGGACGGGAAGAAAGCATCGATCCGAACGCTCCGGGCGCTCCAACACCGCGCAAGGTCCTGAAGGGCGGATCGTTCGCTTGCGCGGAAAACTACTGCCGGAGATATCGGCCCGCTGCGCGCATGAATCACCCGATCGATACGGGCACGAATCACATCGGCTTCCGATGCGTTGTGCGCCCATAG
- a CDS encoding DUF6325 family protein yields MAYGPVEMLVVKFPGNQFSGELAPALQDLVDTGLIRVIDFLFVLKDSDGAVFVYEQNGLGDEVAALLEPISQPEDELLSQEDAESIGVLLEPNSSAALLLFENAWAAQFAQALRNANGEVIINSRIPRDVIEAIVEDAELAG; encoded by the coding sequence ATGGCATACGGCCCAGTGGAAATGCTGGTGGTCAAGTTCCCCGGCAATCAGTTCTCCGGCGAGTTGGCGCCGGCACTTCAAGATCTTGTCGACACCGGTCTCATCCGCGTGATCGACTTTCTCTTCGTGCTCAAAGACAGCGATGGCGCTGTGTTCGTCTACGAACAGAACGGACTTGGAGACGAAGTGGCCGCGTTGTTGGAGCCGATTTCCCAACCAGAGGACGAGCTGCTCTCCCAGGAAGACGCTGAGAGCATCGGCGTGCTGTTGGAGCCGAACTCGTCAGCGGCATTGTTGTTGTTCGAGAATGCCTGGGCCGCGCAATTCGCGCAGGCCCTGCGCAATGCGAACGGAGAAGTCATCATCAACTCGCGGATTCCGCGCGATGTGATCGAAGCTATTGTCGAAGACGCAGAGTTGGCCGGCTAA
- a CDS encoding SHOCT domain-containing protein yields MLRRRGGRGIIGTMATTAVVAGTAGAVAHHQQQRYAGKAAAQQQEMAEQQAAAESQQQLAELQQQVNAMQSQPAAAPAPAGGSDMMSQLQQLESMQAAGLLTPDQYEAAKNKLLGL; encoded by the coding sequence ATGTTGAGACGAAGAGGTGGCCGAGGGATCATCGGCACCATGGCGACGACAGCAGTGGTTGCCGGAACCGCGGGTGCGGTCGCCCATCACCAGCAGCAGCGCTATGCCGGGAAAGCCGCGGCTCAACAGCAGGAGATGGCGGAGCAGCAAGCAGCCGCGGAGAGCCAGCAACAGTTGGCCGAGTTGCAGCAACAGGTCAACGCCATGCAATCGCAACCTGCAGCGGCTCCAGCTCCCGCGGGCGGCTCCGACATGATGAGCCAGCTGCAGCAGCTCGAAAGCATGCAGGCCGCCGGGCTGCTCACGCCGGACCAGTACGAGGCTGCCAAGAACAAGCTGCTCGGTCTGTAG
- a CDS encoding DUF488 family protein encodes MTERRVVHVRRAYEAASPEDGARVLVDRLWPRGVSKEKAQLTEWRKDIAPSTELREWYAHDPARYAEFVKRYRAELEEPEHAAALAHLRALANQGPLTLITATREVSISEAQVLADILNG; translated from the coding sequence ATGACGGAGCGACGCGTTGTGCACGTCCGACGAGCGTACGAAGCGGCGTCCCCTGAAGACGGAGCTCGTGTTCTGGTCGATCGGTTGTGGCCGCGCGGGGTCAGCAAGGAAAAAGCGCAGCTGACTGAGTGGCGCAAGGACATCGCCCCGTCGACAGAGCTTCGGGAGTGGTATGCGCACGATCCGGCGCGATACGCAGAGTTTGTCAAACGCTACCGCGCGGAACTCGAAGAGCCGGAGCATGCTGCTGCATTGGCCCATCTTCGCGCGCTTGCCAACCAAGGTCCGCTGACGCTGATTACCGCCACGCGCGAAGTATCGATTAGTGAAGCGCAGGTCCTGGCCGATATTCTCAACGGCTGA
- a CDS encoding carbohydrate-binding domain-containing protein, with translation MHPYGRRFSGAIAAVALVGLLALGGSSGNAQDATQAATSIDITGATTITLAEEIAIDGDGATQDGTDIVITEGGSYVVQGTLADGMIHVAAPGASVDLVLAGATISNSDGPAIYLESAAEATVSLMDGTNNAISDGGAAEQDAALYGNVSFTIRGGGALDVQAVDEGISSTEHIFIESGAIRIHAYEDGINANQDGVSQIDISGGFVFVATEVGDGIDSNGSITITGGTVITQGALVDANSGLDADGPVTIDGGMVLSTGVMMQAPSQASAQGIILATFGGTQSAGTLVVVRSGDTELVAFAPSIPFNAIYFSSADVVPGVAYDVYLGGTAQGEAVDGLYVDGSANPGTLVATVTTESSQQGGFGPPR, from the coding sequence TTGCACCCTTACGGACGTCGATTCAGCGGAGCGATTGCAGCAGTTGCCTTGGTTGGATTGTTGGCGCTCGGCGGTTCGAGCGGTAACGCTCAGGATGCCACCCAGGCGGCAACATCCATCGATATCACTGGGGCGACCACTATCACGCTGGCCGAGGAAATTGCCATCGACGGAGACGGCGCAACGCAAGATGGCACTGACATCGTCATCACCGAAGGTGGATCCTACGTTGTGCAAGGGACGCTCGCCGACGGGATGATTCATGTTGCCGCTCCGGGTGCTTCGGTCGATCTTGTTCTTGCCGGGGCCACGATTTCGAACAGCGATGGCCCGGCTATCTATCTCGAAAGCGCTGCTGAAGCGACCGTCTCTCTGATGGACGGCACCAACAATGCAATCAGCGATGGCGGCGCCGCGGAGCAGGATGCCGCGCTCTATGGGAACGTCTCGTTCACCATTCGCGGCGGCGGCGCGCTCGATGTGCAGGCGGTCGACGAAGGCATCTCGAGCACAGAACACATCTTCATCGAAAGTGGCGCCATCCGTATCCACGCGTACGAAGACGGAATCAATGCGAATCAGGACGGAGTGAGCCAGATCGACATTTCTGGAGGGTTCGTCTTCGTCGCAACCGAAGTGGGCGACGGTATCGATTCCAATGGTTCCATCACGATCACCGGCGGAACGGTCATCACCCAGGGCGCTCTGGTGGATGCCAATAGCGGTCTCGATGCAGACGGTCCCGTCACCATCGACGGTGGAATGGTGCTCAGCACCGGCGTCATGATGCAGGCCCCGTCCCAGGCCTCAGCCCAGGGCATCATTCTCGCGACATTTGGTGGAACGCAAAGCGCGGGCACGCTCGTCGTCGTCCGATCCGGCGATACGGAGCTCGTGGCATTCGCGCCCTCGATCCCGTTCAACGCGATCTACTTCAGCAGCGCGGACGTGGTACCCGGCGTCGCATACGACGTTTATCTGGGCGGCACTGCACAAGGCGAAGCGGTCGACGGCCTTTATGTCGATGGCAGCGCGAATCCGGGAACACTGGTCGCCACGGTGACTACTGAAAGTTCTCAGCAGGGTGGGTTCGGCCCGCCACGGTAG
- the sulP gene encoding sulfate permease, translating into MTKALPILSLKETYQRSFIRGDILAGVTVAALVVPKNLGYAEIAGVPIENGLYAAAAGAILYAIFGTSRQISTGPSSGLAAVAGSAVIAAGVAPVTQAAALVAAIAIVAGLLFVLMSILRMGWISQFISKAVITGFLFGAAIDVVVGELSKITGTDADGSNAWRELWSWVSGLGDTHSTTLAVGIASLVALFGMHALSPHLPGELIVVAAGIFFSRLFGLDQRGVALVGEVPRGLPSLAVPSWDLVSDHAGLILLAAVAIVLIGFSQSAGDARFFAAKHDYRVDIDQESLAQGVANIGSGLFQGIPVATSLSASSLNDRAGARSQFASLATGGTIILTLIFLAPLFSDLPKAVLGAVVIEAVTLGMMDVPAMRRLYRVKRSDFWIALAALTGVVTFGVLAGVLVGVMLSILWLLKVVTSPSVSLLGLAKGTHVFRDLEAHPDSTQLPGIVAVRLEGALFFVTADSFEDRVHTLVEEAPVDVRLVVLDFQSVNFIDSQGAAKLDRIAQFLTERGIALRLARVKPLVMDILIRDGIVQAIGEESFFLDVFEAVHDASSTEIGHVPQDP; encoded by the coding sequence ATGACCAAGGCGCTTCCGATCCTCAGCTTGAAAGAGACATACCAACGATCGTTCATCCGCGGCGACATCCTTGCCGGTGTCACCGTTGCCGCGTTGGTCGTCCCAAAGAACCTTGGCTACGCTGAAATTGCCGGCGTTCCGATCGAGAATGGCTTGTACGCCGCGGCGGCCGGCGCGATCCTGTATGCCATCTTCGGAACATCTCGGCAAATTTCCACCGGACCGAGTTCTGGACTGGCCGCTGTCGCCGGCAGCGCGGTGATTGCCGCTGGGGTTGCACCAGTCACCCAAGCGGCCGCGCTTGTTGCCGCCATTGCCATCGTCGCTGGACTGCTCTTCGTCTTGATGTCGATCCTGCGTATGGGGTGGATCTCGCAGTTCATCTCCAAGGCAGTCATCACTGGTTTTCTCTTCGGCGCCGCCATCGATGTGGTTGTCGGCGAGCTTTCCAAGATCACAGGGACAGACGCGGATGGCAGCAATGCCTGGCGTGAACTGTGGAGTTGGGTGAGTGGGCTCGGGGATACGCATTCCACGACTCTTGCCGTCGGAATCGCCTCCCTGGTAGCGCTGTTTGGGATGCATGCGCTCTCTCCGCACCTTCCGGGGGAGCTCATTGTGGTTGCGGCGGGGATCTTCTTCTCACGACTATTCGGGCTGGACCAGCGTGGCGTTGCACTCGTTGGTGAAGTGCCCCGCGGATTGCCATCACTCGCGGTGCCGTCCTGGGACCTCGTATCAGATCACGCTGGTTTGATTCTCTTGGCTGCAGTAGCAATTGTATTGATCGGTTTCTCGCAGAGCGCCGGAGACGCACGGTTCTTCGCCGCCAAGCACGATTACCGAGTCGATATCGATCAAGAGTCACTGGCTCAAGGAGTCGCGAACATCGGATCGGGACTTTTTCAAGGGATTCCGGTCGCGACGAGCCTTTCGGCGAGTTCGCTCAACGACCGAGCCGGCGCGCGAAGCCAGTTTGCCTCTTTGGCCACAGGCGGCACGATCATCCTCACACTGATTTTCCTCGCTCCACTCTTCTCGGACTTGCCGAAGGCAGTGCTCGGCGCGGTTGTCATCGAAGCCGTCACGCTCGGCATGATGGATGTGCCTGCAATGCGACGACTCTATAGGGTTAAGCGCTCCGACTTTTGGATCGCTCTCGCGGCGCTGACTGGAGTCGTCACGTTCGGGGTACTGGCGGGTGTCCTGGTCGGGGTGATGCTCTCGATTCTTTGGCTCCTCAAGGTCGTTACCTCCCCGTCGGTCTCCTTGCTGGGACTTGCGAAGGGCACGCACGTGTTTCGCGATCTCGAAGCACATCCCGACAGCACGCAACTTCCGGGCATTGTGGCCGTTCGACTCGAGGGAGCTCTGTTCTTCGTGACCGCCGACTCCTTCGAGGACCGCGTCCACACGCTGGTAGAAGAAGCGCCCGTCGATGTGCGTCTGGTTGTTCTGGATTTTCAGAGCGTGAATTTCATCGACTCCCAGGGCGCAGCGAAACTCGATCGAATCGCGCAGTTCCTAACCGAGCGAGGAATTGCGCTCCGTCTGGCGCGAGTCAAGCCATTGGTGATGGATATTCTGATTCGCGACGGGATCGTTCAGGCGATCGGAGAGGAGAGCTTCTTCCTCGATGTTTTCGAGGCGGTGCACGATGCATCGTCGACCGAGATCGGCCACGTACCCCAGGATCCGTGA